In a genomic window of Vigna angularis cultivar LongXiaoDou No.4 chromosome 6, ASM1680809v1, whole genome shotgun sequence:
- the LOC108341905 gene encoding reticulon-like protein B8, translating into MSDKITAENLIESLVDTFVEKKKSVPFFEGDKSDSVGSQINRLFGREKPVHHILGGGKSADVLLWRNKKISASVLTSATVIWVLFEWLNYHFLTLLCFALVIVMLAQFLWSNASGFFNRQPSDVPRLVLPEELFVNIATVVGGEVNRGLRFLQDAACGGNLKQFLIVVGALFAGAVIGSWCNFISVIYIGFVAAHTLPVFYEKYEDEVDNFVYKVFGQMQHHYRNLDASVLSKIPKGKGKKHE; encoded by the exons ATGTCTGACAAAATCACAGCTGAAAACCTTATTGAAAGCCTTGTGGACACATttgttgagaagaaaaaatCTGTACCATTCTTTGAGGGTGATAAGTCAGATTCAGTGGGTTCCCAGATCAATAGACTGTTTGGACGTGAGAAACCAGTGCACCATATTTTAGGGGGTGGAAAAT CTGCTGATGTTTTGTTATGGAGGAACAAGAAGATTTCTGCAAGTGTTTTAACTAGTGCAACGGTTATATGGGTTCTTTTTGAATGGCTTAACTACCATTTTCTTACTCTTTTATGCTTTGCATTGGTTATTGTTATGCTTGCACAGTTTCTATGGTCAAATGCTTCTGGCTTTTTCAACAG ACAGCCATCTGATGTACCCCGTCTTGTTCTCCCAGAAGAACTGTTTGTGAATATTGCAACTGTAGTTGGTGGTGAGGTCAACCGGGGCTTGAGATTTCTTCAAGATGCTGCTTGTGGAGGAAACCTGAAGCAATTTCTTATT GTTGTAGGAGCTTTGTTTGCTGGTGCTGTGATTGGAAGCTGGTGCAATTTCATATCTGTCATCTATATTG GTTTTGTTGCAGCACATACCCTTCCAGTTTTCTATGAAAAGTATGAGGATGAAGTTGACAACTTTGTGTACAAGGTTTTTGGTCAGATGCAACATCACTACAGAAATCTTGATGCTAGTGTGCTCAGCAAAATCCCCAAGGGAAAAGGGAAGAAACATGAATAG
- the LOC108342688 gene encoding uncharacterized protein LOC108342688 encodes MSLTSVKMSEEVWLSCLTHALSTETEEIMGLLFGDIQHSKNGNVIALIWGASPQKRSDRRKDRVETDPKLLAAATALAERMTIATGTTTRVIGWYHSHLHITVLPSHVDVKTQATYQLLDSGFIGLIFSCFSEDVNKVGRIQVIAFQSYDGRQNQLSGPIPLSLVNRSPIIDIDSSPSS; translated from the exons ATGTCGCTAACGAGCGTGAAAATGTCAGAAGAAGTGTGGTTAAGTTGCCTCACTCATGCATTGTCCACTGAAACCGAAGAGATTATGGGTCTTCTTTTTGGGGACATTCAG CATTCGAAAAATGGGAACGTGATTGCATTGATCTGGGGGGCGTCTCCTCAGAAGAGGTCTGATCGGCGAAAGGATCGAGTGGAAACCGACCCTAAGCTCTTGGCCGCTGCAACTGCCCTCGCTGAGCGAATGACCATAGCCACTGGAACTACGACAAGGGTAATTGGTTGGTACCATTCACACCTGCACATTACAGTTCTCCCTTCCCATGTTGATGTAAAAACCCAGGCAACGTACCAGCTTCTTGACTCTGGATTTATTGGCTTGATTTTTTCCTGTTTCAGTGAAGATGTAAACAAG GTTGGAAGAATTCAAGTAATTGCTTTCCAGTCATATGATGGGAGGCAGAATCAGTTATCAGGACCTATACCTTTGTCTCTTGTAAATAGAAGCCCTATTATAGATATCGATTCATCGCCAAGTTCTTAA